From one Leptolyngbya sp. BL0902 genomic stretch:
- a CDS encoding TetR/AcrR family transcriptional regulator produces MPKPRLSREESRQQTRERLLTAAAQVFAERGFNGASVEDVAEAAGYSKGAVYSNFASKEDLFLALIDQYLAVEIEKLGDGLDLAVWEAEFERELTENRTLNLLTIEFFLYAMRHESAREKLAQRYRRAYEVLAHLLETHYRTTQTPMPMPPNHLAWVITSFGTGLFLQTCVDPVAAPKGLYRAGLNQLLHGPEGALSGDSIDPSTRVHG; encoded by the coding sequence ATGCCCAAGCCTCGCCTCAGCCGGGAAGAAAGTCGTCAACAAACCCGCGAACGCCTGCTTACCGCCGCCGCCCAGGTGTTTGCCGAGCGGGGCTTCAACGGCGCATCGGTGGAGGACGTTGCCGAGGCGGCGGGCTACTCCAAGGGGGCGGTCTACTCCAACTTCGCCAGCAAGGAAGACCTGTTTCTGGCCCTGATTGATCAATACCTGGCGGTGGAAATCGAGAAGCTGGGCGACGGCCTCGATCTAGCGGTGTGGGAAGCCGAGTTTGAACGAGAACTGACGGAAAACCGCACCCTCAACCTGCTCACCATCGAATTCTTCCTCTACGCCATGCGCCATGAATCCGCCCGCGAAAAGCTGGCCCAGCGCTACCGCCGAGCCTACGAGGTGCTGGCTCACCTGCTGGAAACCCACTACCGTACCACCCAAACCCCCATGCCCATGCCGCCGAATCACCTCGCCTGGGTGATCACCTCCTTCGGCACCGGGCTGTTTTTACAGACCTGCGTCGATCCCGTTGCGGCTCCCAAAGGACTGTATCGGGCGGGGCTCAACCAACTGCTCCACGGCCCAGAGGGTGCTCTTTCCGGGGATTCTATCGACCCTAGCACTAGAGTTCATGGCTAA
- a CDS encoding PH domain-containing protein, producing MQVTSSHSQPSYPEPSHSQPHSKPRRRFHRWLWLGLPAGTITATTLGLLIAIGTGPAGGVRVTSNLEPYAVAYLHNHDLITSDETVIAYYDATITLNGREAAILTNRRLIYHRPSHTTSLPLDQIAYIHHDTDHWIGDIIQVVAHSGEIMVIEIAPLNDGPRFLAALENQVARVKAQSYTAPAPNAAQFTP from the coding sequence ATGCAAGTCACTTCATCTCATTCCCAACCTTCCTATCCCGAACCTTCTCATTCCCAACCTCATTCCAAACCTCGCCGCCGATTTCACCGCTGGCTGTGGCTGGGTCTTCCGGCGGGAACCATCACCGCCACGACCCTGGGCCTGCTGATTGCCATCGGCACTGGCCCCGCTGGTGGGGTGCGCGTCACCAGCAATTTGGAACCCTACGCCGTTGCCTACCTGCACAACCATGATCTGATCACCTCGGATGAAACCGTCATCGCCTACTACGATGCCACCATTACCCTCAACGGTCGCGAAGCCGCCATCTTGACCAATCGCCGCCTGATCTACCATCGCCCATCGCACACCACCAGCCTCCCCCTCGACCAAATTGCCTACATTCACCACGACACCGACCACTGGATCGGCGACATCATCCAGGTCGTTGCCCATTCTGGGGAAATCATGGTGATTGAAATTGCTCCTCTCAACGATGGCCCCCGGTTTTTGGCCGCCCTAGAAAACCAGGTGGCACGGGTTAAGGCTCAGTCCTATACGGCCCCTGCGCCCAATGCCGCCCAGTTCACGCCCTAG
- a CDS encoding Uma2 family endonuclease: MTSATNRVRWTSADLDLFPDDGKRYEIIDGELIVTRAPRWSHQEVTGRIFAALDSWCQDTDLGRAAINPGIIFTDEDNVIPDVVWASNERLEALMDEAEHLTGAPELVVEVLSLGKKDEQRDRQLKLKLYSQQGVQEYWIVDNTLQQVQVYRRDQAVLTLAMTLQASDSLTSHLLPDFSCPLMRIFGRR, encoded by the coding sequence ATGACTTCTGCAACCAATCGCGTTCGATGGACTTCGGCAGACCTAGACCTGTTTCCCGACGATGGCAAGCGCTACGAGATTATTGATGGAGAACTAATCGTGACGAGGGCACCGCGATGGAGTCATCAGGAAGTGACGGGTCGAATTTTTGCGGCCCTAGATAGCTGGTGCCAAGATACCGATCTGGGGCGAGCAGCCATTAACCCCGGCATTATTTTCACTGATGAAGACAATGTGATTCCTGATGTGGTGTGGGCCAGCAACGAGCGATTAGAGGCGCTGATGGATGAGGCTGAACACCTAACCGGAGCACCAGAACTAGTGGTGGAGGTGCTGTCCCTCGGGAAAAAAGACGAGCAGCGGGATAGACAACTCAAGCTCAAGCTGTATTCCCAGCAGGGGGTACAAGAGTATTGGATCGTGGATAACACCCTGCAACAGGTTCAGGTCTACCGTCGCGATCAGGCGGTGCTGACCCTGGCAATGACCCTACAAGCATCGGACAGCCTGACTTCGCATCTGTTGCCGGATTTTTCCTGCCCCCTCATGCGTATTTTTGGTCGGCGGTAG
- a CDS encoding DUF6683 family protein — MKSPLKLLTATLATAALALMAPPPVEAQFTNPYTFSTWNNPISSSADTAIMNRAFQRMLGNDASGYSGSGRAEPQAPVVSAPLSASAFRPVGGHIMPQRLAADAALSPVEQRELTALYSSLLDFYHDWLTQEGEQRLQNNVAGAMMYLLLTSHYLLNDGEEVSQAEQDAILYDLNDALADDLTFQTLSPQAKQEIYETLVISAALPLALYFEGYETGDADLVFQAQQMIEATLVAVLTGEAGVFNGI, encoded by the coding sequence ATGAAAAGCCCGCTCAAACTCCTGACGGCCACCCTCGCCACCGCCGCCCTCGCCCTAATGGCTCCTCCCCCGGTGGAGGCCCAGTTCACGAACCCCTACACCTTCAGCACCTGGAACAACCCCATTTCCAGTTCCGCCGATACGGCCATCATGAACCGGGCCTTCCAGCGGATGCTGGGGAATGACGCCAGCGGATACAGCGGATCAGGGCGGGCAGAACCCCAGGCTCCTGTGGTGTCTGCGCCCCTGAGTGCTAGTGCCTTTCGTCCAGTGGGTGGCCACATCATGCCCCAGCGGCTGGCGGCAGACGCCGCCCTTAGCCCGGTTGAACAGCGGGAACTGACCGCCCTCTACAGCAGCCTGCTGGATTTCTACCACGATTGGCTAACCCAGGAGGGTGAACAACGCCTGCAAAACAACGTGGCAGGGGCGATGATGTACCTGCTGCTGACGAGCCACTACCTACTCAACGACGGTGAGGAAGTCAGTCAAGCGGAACAAGACGCCATCCTCTATGACCTTAATGATGCGCTGGCCGATGATCTCACCTTTCAAACCCTTAGCCCTCAGGCCAAGCAGGAGATTTACGAAACCCTGGTGATTTCTGCGGCCCTGCCCCTCGCCCTCTATTTTGAAGGCTACGAAACGGGCGACGCGGATCTCGTCTTCCAAGCCCAGCAGATGATCGAAGCCACCTTGGTAGCAGTGCTGACGGGTGAGGCAGGCGTCTTCAACGGGATATGA
- a CDS encoding DUF202 domain-containing protein, with product MSSTEPPSPLPNNNELAMQRTVMAEKRTELAENRTELAEQRTELAEKRTGLSIERTDLAELRTELAKERTRAAEERTLMAWIRTALSMISFGFGIDRLFTYLDRTETAAGINRLTEERVLGLSLMTLGLVTLVMAIINHWTMLKTIESKNYKYGPTWSQGLVVATVLLFLGLAAFIPLVVGGVQMAEVFTLNSRVITTLAALIIFILMLSLGAQTSPSSLVTLWQQPNLLGRSLLATLVLFPVGAAVIGYLVLSGGHSGVGRVALGLGVLAAAPGAPLLSRRASMAGGNPNVAISLQVTLALLAIVTTPLTLWVLTQLFAPIDASADYLAIAKQVLLAQVLPLGLGLALRKFSGEQAENVGQLLATIASTLFAVLLVFALGISIVVLPTIAWRGLVAIPLIVIFGLACGHVLGGPEISVRSAIATGTIARNAGMALFLLAANGAGNAIPTVIAYVVIGAVTALPYNVWAKRQTKAMDNPA from the coding sequence ATGTCCTCCACTGAACCCCCATCTCCCCTACCCAACAACAACGAACTGGCCATGCAGCGCACGGTCATGGCCGAAAAGCGCACGGAACTGGCTGAGAATCGTACCGAACTGGCGGAACAGCGCACGGAACTAGCCGAAAAACGCACCGGGTTGTCCATCGAACGGACTGACCTGGCTGAATTACGCACCGAACTGGCGAAGGAACGCACCCGCGCCGCCGAAGAACGTACCTTGATGGCCTGGATCCGCACAGCGCTGTCGATGATTAGCTTTGGCTTTGGCATCGACCGCCTGTTCACCTACCTAGATCGCACCGAAACCGCCGCTGGCATCAACCGCCTCACCGAGGAACGGGTGCTGGGGCTAAGTTTGATGACACTGGGCTTGGTAACGCTGGTGATGGCCATCATCAACCACTGGACGATGCTGAAAACCATTGAATCCAAGAACTACAAGTATGGCCCCACCTGGTCGCAGGGTTTGGTGGTGGCCACGGTGCTGCTGTTTTTGGGCCTCGCCGCCTTCATTCCCCTAGTGGTGGGAGGCGTGCAAATGGCGGAGGTGTTCACCCTCAACAGCCGCGTCATCACCACCCTGGCGGCCCTGATTATCTTCATTTTGATGCTCAGCCTGGGGGCGCAAACCTCGCCTAGTAGCCTTGTCACCCTATGGCAGCAGCCCAACCTCTTGGGGCGATCCCTGCTGGCCACCCTGGTGCTGTTCCCGGTGGGGGCGGCGGTGATTGGCTATCTGGTGCTCAGCGGTGGGCATTCAGGAGTGGGTCGGGTGGCCTTGGGCTTGGGCGTGTTGGCGGCGGCACCGGGGGCACCGCTCCTGTCTCGGCGGGCCTCCATGGCGGGCGGCAACCCCAACGTGGCCATTAGCCTGCAAGTGACCCTGGCGCTACTGGCGATTGTCACCACGCCGCTGACGCTGTGGGTGCTGACCCAACTGTTTGCCCCCATTGATGCCAGTGCCGACTATCTGGCCATTGCCAAGCAGGTGCTCCTTGCCCAGGTTTTGCCCTTGGGGCTGGGGCTCGCCCTACGAAAATTCAGCGGCGAACAAGCGGAAAACGTGGGCCAACTGCTGGCGACCATTGCCAGTACGCTATTTGCGGTGCTGCTGGTGTTTGCCCTCGGCATCAGCATCGTGGTGCTGCCCACCATTGCGTGGCGCGGCTTAGTGGCGATTCCGCTGATTGTGATCTTCGGCCTCGCCTGTGGTCACGTCCTCGGTGGGCCTGAGATTTCCGTGCGATCCGCCATCGCCACCGGAACCATCGCCCGCAACGCCGGAATGGCCCTCTTCCTCCTCGCCGCCAACGGGGCCGGAAATGCCATCCCCACGGTGATCGCCTACGTGGTGATCGGGGCGGTGACGGCTTTGCCCTACAACGTTTGGGCAAAGCGGCAAACGAAAGCGATGGATAATCCGGCGTAG
- a CDS encoding formylglycine-generating enzyme family protein, giving the protein MFFKQFFPLWILVGSLFYWPFPALAEASPCPSDMVFIPGGTFTMGDEDSDFVEEKIAADVSVSSFCIEPHEVTNDQFAAFVAATGYVTVAERPLSKAEFPDLSEGERAPGSLVFQPPEEGLQQVAYLSWWHWTPGANWQHPFGPASDLQGKENHPVVHIAYEDAEAYAAWVGRQLPTEAQWEYAARGGKSGWTYTWGEQYSAKQANTWQGLFPFFNTRADGHLGTAPVMSYPPNGYGLYDMAGNVWELTSSWFTVYHDDLAHQLDPTGPAQAASYDPKKPQDGATHVIKGGSYLCAKNYCSRYRPAARESQAVDTGTTHVGFRLVQAITPNHYSQFDHEQTSLTSSSRDKSGHSDRFR; this is encoded by the coding sequence ATGTTTTTTAAGCAATTTTTTCCTTTGTGGATTCTGGTTGGTTCACTGTTCTATTGGCCTTTCCCAGCCTTAGCGGAGGCATCCCCCTGCCCTAGCGACATGGTTTTCATCCCTGGCGGCACGTTTACCATGGGCGATGAAGACTCGGATTTTGTGGAGGAAAAAATTGCGGCGGATGTGTCCGTCAGCAGTTTTTGTATCGAACCCCATGAGGTGACGAACGACCAGTTTGCGGCCTTTGTGGCGGCGACAGGCTATGTGACGGTGGCGGAGCGGCCCCTCTCGAAGGCAGAATTTCCTGACCTGTCTGAAGGCGAACGAGCACCGGGTTCCCTCGTCTTTCAGCCGCCGGAGGAGGGGCTTCAGCAGGTGGCCTACCTAAGCTGGTGGCACTGGACACCGGGGGCCAACTGGCAACATCCCTTTGGCCCAGCCAGCGACCTGCAAGGCAAGGAGAATCACCCCGTCGTCCACATCGCCTACGAAGATGCCGAAGCCTACGCCGCCTGGGTGGGTCGCCAACTGCCCACCGAGGCCCAGTGGGAATATGCTGCCCGTGGCGGGAAATCGGGCTGGACCTACACTTGGGGCGAGCAGTATTCTGCCAAACAGGCCAACACCTGGCAGGGGCTTTTTCCTTTTTTTAATACCAGGGCCGATGGACATTTGGGCACGGCTCCGGTGATGTCCTACCCGCCCAATGGCTACGGCCTCTACGACATGGCGGGCAACGTGTGGGAACTTACCTCTAGCTGGTTCACTGTCTACCACGACGACCTCGCCCATCAGCTCGACCCCACTGGCCCCGCTCAAGCCGCCAGCTACGACCCTAAAAAGCCCCAGGATGGAGCTACCCACGTTATCAAAGGTGGTTCCTACCTCTGCGCCAAAAACTATTGCAGTCGCTATCGCCCCGCCGCCCGCGAATCTCAAGCGGTGGATACCGGTACTACCCATGTGGGGTTTCGGTTGGTGCAGGCGATCACGCCTAATCACTATAGTCAATTCGATCATGAACAGACTAGCTTGACGAGTTCGTCCAGGGACAAGTCAGGTCACTCTGACCGCTTTCGTTGA
- a CDS encoding YidH family protein, producing MTEPNPATELAKERNRAAEERTLMAWIRTSLALIGFGFGIERIVAAIHEALGDVVNPFRLSRILGLSFVALGTFAMLFAALDHQHQLKRIQRNDLIYQSRQSPSLVVAYVLTGLGAIAFLGILISPLVN from the coding sequence ATGACCGAACCCAACCCCGCCACCGAACTTGCCAAAGAACGCAACCGCGCCGCCGAAGAACGCACCCTGATGGCCTGGATTCGCACCTCCCTGGCCCTGATTGGCTTTGGCTTTGGTATTGAGCGCATCGTCGCCGCCATTCACGAAGCCTTGGGCGATGTCGTTAATCCGTTTCGCCTGTCGCGCATTTTGGGCCTGTCCTTTGTGGCCCTGGGCACCTTTGCCATGCTGTTCGCCGCCCTCGACCACCAGCACCAACTCAAACGCATCCAGCGCAATGACCTAATTTACCAGTCCCGCCAGTCCCCGTCCCTGGTGGTCGCCTACGTCCTCACAGGACTCGGAGCCATCGCCTTCCTCGGCATTCTGATTAGTCCCCTAGTCAACTAA
- a CDS encoding YidH family protein, with translation MTESAPKKPINPTNELAKERNRAAAERTINAWLGICLSLIGFGIAFDQIFRSLRERFPDMNAAITRNTATLIGMGFVGVGLVLLSIALVQHRLAIKSIEHPNYVMLSVRTFNRLVVIGIIILSFAGLVATLFLI, from the coding sequence ATGACAGAGTCAGCACCCAAAAAGCCTATCAATCCGACGAATGAGCTGGCTAAGGAACGCAATCGGGCGGCGGCAGAACGGACGATCAATGCTTGGCTGGGAATCTGCCTGAGCCTAATTGGTTTTGGTATCGCCTTTGACCAAATTTTTCGTAGCTTGAGAGAGCGGTTTCCTGACATGAATGCCGCCATCACTCGAAACACAGCGACGCTGATTGGCATGGGGTTTGTGGGGGTGGGTTTGGTGTTGTTAAGCATTGCTTTAGTGCAACATCGGCTGGCTATCAAAAGTATCGAACATCCCAATTATGTAATGCTGTCGGTGAGGACGTTTAATCGGTTGGTTGTGATCGGTATCATCATTCTTAGCTTTGCAGGTTTGGTAGCCACCTTGTTTTTAATTTAG
- a CDS encoding ABC transporter permease: MRSLHRKLLRDLRTLRGQVIAIVLIVACGIASMVTMTSTYQSLLLSQEQYYSQYRFAEVFGQLRRAPEGVMAQIREIPGVGQAQSRVVETVTLDVPGLEDPATGRLISLPEQRQPVLNDTALQSGRYFQPGRANEVIASPAFVAANHLALGDTLSAVINGRWQELRIVGTALSPEYVYEISGTELLPDSQRFGVFWMGREALATAFDLNGAFNDVVLTLTPGVNPQAVIFRLDQILAPYGGLGAYGRENQVSHRFLEEDLQGLQVMALILPVIFLGIAAFLLNMVLARLVSTQRDQIAVLKAFGYRNTEVGLHFLQLVLVVVALGAAVGIGLGRWLGASFTEFYTQYYQFPSVQYRAGLGLMLGAGAVSGIAALIGAFNAVRGVVALPPAEAMRPEPPASFRPTLVERLGLQRWLSPAGRIILRNLERRPWQALLAIVGIALAVAILVVGGYFGNAIDHIMTVQFNTVQREDLTLTFAQPLSGRVRHDLAQLPGVLRVEPFRAVPVRLRYEQRSRLGAITGLSTPSTLRQLIDTNLQSVPLPSDGLVLSQTLAELLQVQVGDALTVEVLEGARPTRSVPVAGLVDELVGLSAYMEVNALNALMQEAPSYSGAYLRVDPEALPSLYRQLKRTPAIASVAQRQTALEQFNETVGATSGAMNAVLMLFATIISAGVIYNAARIALSERSRELATLRIIGFTQREIAFILLGEQGALTLAAVPLGWVLGYAMAWALSEFAVADSELFRLPFVIQPASYLFALLVTVVAALGSGLLIARQLQGLDLIAVLKTRE; this comes from the coding sequence ATGCGCTCCCTCCACCGCAAACTCCTCCGCGATCTCCGCACCCTGCGCGGCCAGGTGATCGCCATCGTGCTAATCGTGGCCTGCGGCATTGCCAGCATGGTGACCATGACCAGCACCTACCAGTCGTTGCTGTTGTCCCAAGAGCAGTACTACAGCCAGTACCGCTTTGCGGAGGTGTTTGGGCAACTGCGGCGGGCACCGGAGGGGGTGATGGCGCAGATTCGGGAGATTCCGGGGGTGGGGCAGGCGCAATCGCGGGTGGTGGAGACGGTCACTTTGGATGTGCCGGGGCTGGAGGATCCGGCCACCGGACGGTTGATTTCCCTGCCGGAGCAGCGCCAGCCCGTACTGAACGACACTGCCCTCCAGTCGGGCCGCTATTTCCAGCCCGGTCGCGCCAACGAGGTGATCGCCAGTCCGGCCTTTGTGGCGGCGAACCATCTGGCCCTGGGGGATACCCTCAGCGCCGTGATCAATGGCCGCTGGCAGGAGTTGCGGATTGTCGGTACGGCCCTGTCGCCGGAGTATGTCTACGAGATTAGCGGCACCGAGCTGCTGCCCGACAGCCAGCGGTTTGGGGTGTTTTGGATGGGGCGGGAAGCCCTGGCCACCGCCTTTGACCTGAACGGGGCCTTCAACGACGTGGTGCTGACCCTGACACCGGGGGTGAATCCGCAGGCGGTGATCTTTCGCCTCGACCAGATCCTGGCTCCCTACGGCGGACTGGGGGCCTACGGGCGCGAGAACCAGGTCTCCCATCGGTTTCTGGAGGAGGATTTGCAGGGGCTTCAGGTGATGGCGCTGATTCTGCCAGTGATCTTCCTGGGCATTGCCGCCTTTTTGCTGAATATGGTGCTGGCCCGCCTGGTCAGCACCCAGCGGGATCAGATTGCGGTGCTCAAGGCCTTTGGCTACCGCAACACCGAGGTGGGGCTGCACTTTTTGCAGTTGGTGCTGGTGGTGGTGGCCCTGGGGGCGGCGGTGGGCATTGGTCTGGGCCGCTGGCTGGGGGCGAGTTTCACCGAGTTCTATACCCAGTACTACCAGTTCCCCTCGGTGCAGTACCGGGCGGGGTTGGGGCTGATGCTGGGGGCGGGGGCGGTGAGTGGAATCGCGGCGCTCATCGGCGCGTTTAATGCCGTGCGCGGGGTGGTGGCCCTGCCCCCAGCCGAGGCCATGCGGCCCGAACCTCCGGCCAGCTTTCGGCCCACCCTGGTGGAGCGGCTGGGGTTGCAGCGCTGGCTGTCTCCCGCCGGACGAATCATCCTGCGCAACCTGGAGCGGCGGCCCTGGCAAGCCCTGCTGGCCATCGTCGGCATTGCCCTGGCGGTGGCCATTCTGGTGGTGGGGGGCTACTTCGGTAATGCCATCGACCACATTATGACGGTGCAGTTCAACACCGTGCAGCGGGAAGACCTCACCCTCACCTTCGCCCAGCCCCTCTCAGGCCGAGTCCGCCACGACCTGGCCCAACTGCCGGGGGTGCTGCGGGTGGAGCCATTTCGGGCGGTGCCTGTGCGGCTGCGGTACGAACAGCGATCGCGCCTGGGAGCCATCACCGGACTTTCGACCCCCAGCACCCTGCGCCAACTGATCGACACCAACCTGCAATCGGTGCCCCTACCCAGCGATGGCCTGGTGCTCAGCCAAACCCTGGCGGAGCTATTACAGGTGCAGGTGGGGGATGCCCTGACGGTGGAGGTGCTGGAGGGAGCCCGCCCCACCCGGTCGGTACCCGTGGCCGGACTGGTGGACGAACTGGTGGGCCTGTCCGCCTACATGGAGGTGAACGCCCTCAACGCCCTGATGCAGGAGGCCCCAAGCTACTCCGGGGCCTACCTGCGGGTGGATCCCGAAGCCCTGCCCAGCCTCTACCGCCAGCTTAAGCGCACCCCCGCCATCGCCAGCGTCGCCCAGCGCCAAACCGCCCTAGAGCAGTTCAACGAAACCGTCGGGGCCACCTCCGGAGCCATGAACGCCGTGCTGATGCTGTTTGCCACCATCATCTCCGCCGGGGTGATCTATAACGCCGCCCGCATTGCCCTCTCCGAACGCAGCCGCGAACTGGCCACCCTGCGCATCATCGGCTTCACCCAGCGGGAAATCGCCTTCATTCTGCTGGGGGAACAGGGGGCGCTCACCCTAGCGGCGGTGCCCCTGGGCTGGGTACTGGGCTACGCCATGGCCTGGGCCTTAAGCGAATTTGCCGTCGCCGACTCAGAGCTATTTCGCCTACCCTTCGTGATCCAGCCCGCCAGCTACCTCTTTGCCCTACTGGTGACGGTGGTAGCCGCCCTCGGCTCCGGCCTCCTCATCGCCCGCCAACTCCAAGGACTGGACTTGATTGCCGTCTTGAAAACGAGGGAGTGA
- a CDS encoding efflux RND transporter periplasmic adaptor subunit: MTSTLSTPNTDAKPRRLPRWSRRGLYVLGGLGLAALVGYALRPQSLAVDLATVERGELQVTVNAEGRTRVRDRYTIAAAVDGELQRIDLRAGDIVEAGAVIARLDPLPLSSRVEATQARRRSVEAQLAGVETQRPKPEALAQAETRIRVAQAAQAQAQAQVSEAQAALVQAERDRDRMATLESRGAIARQELEAMELAVTQRQQALATARQQVNTAQADVQAAQANLAQITAEQQDPDYLLAVYRGELAALDAELANLADNARRATIAAPAAGRVLTVLEPSARFVAAGTPLLTLGDPNSLELVIDILSTDAVRVSPGNPVYLERWGGEETLQATVRQVEPAAFTEVSALGVEEQRVNVIADLTDPAAALGDGFRVDARIVVWQSDDVLTVPISALFRCDTDWCAFVKDNGRAQRRPITIGPRSDFEAVVESGLTEGDQVILYPGDQIESGVRVQSRPGHN; this comes from the coding sequence ATGACCAGCACCCTCTCCACCCCCAACACCGACGCCAAACCTCGCCGCCTTCCCCGCTGGTCGCGCCGGGGGCTTTATGTCCTAGGAGGATTGGGACTCGCCGCCTTGGTGGGCTATGCCCTGCGGCCCCAGTCGCTGGCCGTGGATCTGGCCACGGTGGAGCGGGGCGAGTTGCAGGTGACGGTGAACGCCGAGGGCCGCACGCGGGTGCGGGATCGCTACACCATTGCCGCCGCCGTGGATGGCGAACTCCAGCGCATTGACCTGCGGGCGGGGGATATCGTAGAAGCCGGGGCGGTGATTGCCCGTCTCGACCCGCTGCCCCTGAGCAGCCGAGTGGAGGCCACCCAGGCCCGCCGCCGCTCGGTGGAAGCCCAACTGGCCGGGGTGGAGACCCAGCGGCCCAAGCCCGAAGCCCTGGCCCAGGCGGAGACCCGCATTCGGGTCGCCCAGGCCGCCCAGGCCCAGGCCCAGGCCCAGGTGAGCGAAGCCCAGGCCGCCCTGGTGCAGGCAGAGCGTGATCGCGACCGCATGGCCACCCTGGAAAGTCGGGGGGCAATTGCTCGCCAGGAGCTAGAGGCGATGGAACTGGCCGTCACCCAGCGGCAGCAGGCCCTCGCCACCGCCCGCCAGCAGGTCAACACCGCCCAGGCCGATGTCCAGGCCGCCCAGGCCAACCTGGCGCAAATCACCGCCGAACAGCAGGATCCCGACTATTTGCTAGCGGTATACCGGGGAGAACTCGCCGCCCTGGATGCCGAACTGGCCAACCTAGCCGACAACGCCCGCCGTGCCACCATTGCCGCCCCCGCCGCCGGACGGGTGCTGACGGTACTGGAGCCTAGCGCCCGGTTTGTGGCCGCAGGCACGCCCCTGCTCACCCTTGGCGATCCCAACAGCCTGGAACTGGTGATCGACATCCTGTCCACCGATGCGGTGCGGGTGTCCCCCGGCAACCCCGTCTACCTAGAGCGCTGGGGTGGTGAGGAAACCCTGCAAGCCACCGTGCGCCAGGTAGAGCCTGCCGCCTTCACTGAGGTCTCGGCCCTGGGGGTAGAGGAGCAGCGGGTGAATGTGATCGCCGACTTGACCGACCCCGCCGCCGCCCTGGGGGACGGCTTTCGGGTGGATGCGCGGATCGTAGTGTGGCAGAGTGACGATGTGCTGACGGTGCCCATCAGCGCCCTGTTTCGCTGCGATACGGACTGGTGTGCCTTTGTGAAGGACAATGGTCGCGCCCAGCGGCGACCGATCACCATCGGCCCCCGCAGCGACTTCGAGGCGGTGGTGGAATCGGGGCTGACCGAGGGTGATCAGGTGATTCTCTACCCTGGCGACCAGATCGAGTCGGGGGTGAGGGTGCAGAGTAGACCTGGCCACAACTGA
- a CDS encoding nucleotidyltransferase family protein — MAVFRRNLALRQQAEHLRLAQRYEVASQVVQSTKTLLKQDFQAREVILFGSLLHRERFHLSSDIDLAVRGLDPLDYFTAVAKLQDISSFKIDLVRLETCKPSLAVVITTEGQPL; from the coding sequence ATGGCGGTTTTTAGACGCAACTTGGCCCTGCGCCAACAAGCCGAACACCTGCGCCTTGCCCAACGATATGAGGTGGCCAGTCAGGTGGTGCAATCTACCAAGACCTTGCTCAAGCAAGACTTTCAGGCCCGTGAGGTGATTCTCTTTGGGTCGTTGCTGCATCGGGAGCGGTTTCACCTATCCTCGGATATTGACCTGGCGGTGCGGGGGCTGGATCCACTGGACTACTTTACCGCCGTAGCCAAGCTGCAAGATATCTCATCCTTCAAAATTGATTTGGTGCGGCTGGAAACGTGCAAACCTAGCTTGGCTGTTGTTATCACCACGGAGGGGCAACCCCTATGA
- a CDS encoding ABC transporter ATP-binding protein produces the protein MIAPSPAAPPVPPNAPALFHGRQITKTYQMGEVAVHALRQVDIDLYEGEFVVLLGPSGSGKSTLLNILGGLDVPTSGEVFFKNQNLTAGGDRLLTRFRRESIGFIFQFYNLIPSLTAKENVALVTDIAPHPMRPEVALDLVDLGDRLDHFPSQLSGGQQQRVAIARAIAKRPEVLFCDEPTGALDFSTGKLVLEVLARVNQELGTTVVIITHNAGIGAMGDRVITMRDGQIHSVEHNQRRAKPEELEW, from the coding sequence ATGATCGCCCCGTCCCCCGCCGCCCCTCCAGTTCCCCCGAATGCGCCAGCCCTGTTCCACGGTCGGCAGATCACCAAGACCTACCAAATGGGCGAAGTGGCCGTCCATGCCCTGCGCCAGGTGGATATCGACCTCTATGAAGGGGAATTTGTGGTGCTGCTGGGGCCATCGGGCAGCGGCAAATCCACTCTGCTGAATATCCTGGGCGGGCTGGATGTGCCCACCAGCGGCGAGGTGTTTTTCAAAAATCAAAACCTGACCGCCGGGGGCGACCGTCTGCTCACCCGCTTTCGCCGCGAGTCCATTGGCTTCATCTTCCAGTTCTACAACCTCATCCCCAGCCTCACCGCCAAGGAAAACGTCGCCCTCGTCACCGACATCGCCCCCCACCCGATGCGGCCTGAGGTGGCCCTAGATTTAGTGGATCTGGGGGATCGCCTCGACCACTTTCCCTCCCAACTTTCCGGTGGCCAACAGCAGCGGGTGGCCATCGCCCGCGCCATCGCCAAACGGCCCGAAGTCCTCTTCTGCGACGAACCCACTGGAGCCCTCGACTTCTCCACCGGGAAGCTGGTGCTGGAGGTGCTGGCCCGCGTCAACCAAGAACTGGGCACCACCGTGGTGATCATCACCCACAACGCCGGAATTGGGGCCATGGGGGATCGCGTCATCACCATGCGCGACGGCCAGATCCACTCCGTGGAGCACAACCAGCGGCGGGCCAAGCCGGAGGAGTTGGAATGGTGA